From one Mytilus galloprovincialis chromosome 13, xbMytGall1.hap1.1, whole genome shotgun sequence genomic stretch:
- the LOC143056656 gene encoding thrombospondin-2-like, with product MSTDTRTLAATDPTPPKGWGAGSQLPFTSRIPVNGGWSSWSAFKECSVTCGGGKQSQYRSCNNPATAKGGTDCVGDGVNSVSCNEHPCPVNGKFSDWGQWSSCIVNSGCQGYRERKRSCNTPAPQHGGIHCTGSVEDQEACNNCT from the exons ATGTCTACAGATACACGAACATTAGCTGCTACAGATCCCACCCCACCAAAg GGTTGGGGTGCAGGATCTCAGCTTCCATTCACATCAAGAATACCTGTAAATGGTGGTTGGTCAAGCTGGTCAGCATTTAAGGAATGTTCCGTCACATGTGGAG GTGGAAAGCAATCTCAGTACAGAAGTTGTAATAATCCTGCTACTGCAAAGGGCGGCACCGACTGTGTTGGAGATGGTGTGAATTCTGTCAGTTGTAATGAGCATCCTTGTC CTGTCAATGGAAAATTCAGTGATTGGGGACAATGGTCATCATGTATCGTCAATTCTGGTTGTCAAGGTTACAGAGAAAGGAAAAGGTCATGCAATACTCCAGCTCCTCAACATGGGGGAATACACTGCACTGGTTCAGTAGAGGATCAAGAAGCTTGCAACAATTGCACCTGA